A genomic window from Cryobacterium sp. SO2 includes:
- a CDS encoding biotin/lipoyl-binding protein → MTWANRFKLFVGLIAVVGIVAVLTIVFNQRQAQVMSASASIQAAEYPVGSDYGGTVLDRLVDDGDEVKAGQALFTLQSPTLQADLAEGLVTADNVAYSVGDDGVLTLTASVDGTLTDITTERGSFVQAGQVLAVINKTGSLFVSADFVLTSGDYARIEPGAAVDIVLPNQTRVAGTMDTLDVQTADGQAETTAKVVSPDLVDGAANGLMAPGTPVTATISLRDDGLLAGASDGLFSFLRTIGL, encoded by the coding sequence ATGACCTGGGCCAATCGATTCAAGCTGTTCGTCGGACTCATCGCGGTTGTCGGTATTGTCGCGGTGCTCACCATTGTCTTCAACCAGCGGCAGGCCCAGGTGATGAGCGCCTCCGCGTCGATCCAGGCGGCGGAGTATCCGGTGGGATCCGATTACGGCGGAACCGTCTTGGACCGGCTCGTCGACGACGGTGACGAGGTGAAGGCCGGCCAGGCCCTGTTCACCCTGCAGAGTCCAACCCTGCAGGCCGACCTGGCCGAGGGGTTGGTCACGGCCGACAACGTGGCCTACTCCGTCGGCGACGACGGCGTGCTCACCCTCACCGCGTCCGTCGACGGCACCCTCACCGACATCACCACCGAGCGCGGTTCCTTTGTGCAGGCAGGCCAGGTGCTAGCTGTGATCAACAAGACCGGTTCCCTGTTCGTGTCGGCCGACTTTGTGCTCACCAGCGGCGACTATGCGCGGATCGAACCGGGCGCGGCCGTCGACATCGTGCTGCCCAACCAGACGCGGGTAGCCGGAACCATGGACACCCTGGACGTGCAGACCGCGGATGGCCAGGCCGAGACCACGGCGAAGGTCGTGAGCCCCGACCTCGTCGACGGCGCCGCCAACGGGCTGATGGCGCCCGGCACACCCGTGACAGCGACCATTTCCTTGCGCGACGACGGCCTCCTCGCCGGGGCCAGCGACGGCCTGTTCAGCTTCCTGCGGACGATCGGACTGTGA
- a CDS encoding molybdopterin-dependent oxidoreductase — protein sequence MSSPATPPPVVTPPPGPLLPALAGLAAVVAGFGLAELAAGLIAPGASPVLVVGALLIDLAPAWLKEGVIALFGTADKAVLIGFIALVAALLAALAGILEYRRPPFGRYLVVAAGLIALAAALTRADASPFDAVPPVLAMIVAALVLTMLTTRLRASRAPAAAAAAAAASAESGRPASVTPAAASRAALDRRRFLTYTGITAGAGVLAAIGGQLLTAGSRAADAARALFTLPAPATPGTPTPAGASFDIEGLSPVITPNADFYRIDTALSVPRVDPSTWTLKITGMVETEVEIDFAELLALPLEESTTTLACVSNYVGGDLIGNAVWLGYPIRELLKRASPTSEADMVLSRSQDGWTASTPLEALTDDRNAILAVGMNGDPLPLEHGYPVRMVVPGLYGYVSATKWVTEMVVTRFDQETAYWSTRGWSEKGPVKLSSRVDVPRENATVAAGTVTVAGVAWSQHVGVSAVDVQVDDGDWNPATLADAISVDTWRQWRWDWEASSGSHTIRVRATDTNGLVQTSKLADVAPDGATGLHEISVSVS from the coding sequence ATGTCCAGCCCTGCCACGCCGCCACCGGTCGTCACGCCGCCACCGGGCCCGCTGCTGCCCGCCCTCGCCGGCCTGGCCGCGGTCGTCGCCGGATTCGGCCTGGCCGAGTTGGCCGCCGGGCTCATCGCCCCAGGGGCGAGCCCGGTGCTCGTCGTCGGCGCCCTGCTCATCGACCTCGCCCCGGCCTGGCTGAAGGAAGGGGTGATCGCGCTCTTCGGCACGGCGGACAAGGCCGTGCTCATCGGCTTCATCGCTCTGGTGGCGGCGCTGCTCGCCGCCCTCGCCGGCATTCTCGAGTACCGCCGGCCGCCGTTCGGCCGGTACCTGGTGGTGGCCGCCGGCCTCATCGCCCTCGCGGCCGCGCTCACCCGCGCCGACGCGTCGCCGTTCGACGCGGTGCCTCCGGTGCTGGCCATGATCGTCGCCGCGCTCGTGCTCACCATGCTCACCACCCGACTGCGCGCCAGCCGGGCCCCCGCCGCCGCGGCCGCGGCCGCGGCGGCATCCGCCGAGTCGGGCCGGCCGGCATCCGTGACACCGGCGGCGGCTTCGCGAGCCGCCCTCGACCGGCGCCGTTTTCTGACCTACACGGGCATCACCGCGGGCGCCGGCGTGCTCGCGGCCATCGGCGGCCAGCTGCTCACGGCCGGCAGCCGGGCTGCGGATGCGGCCAGGGCGCTGTTCACCCTGCCGGCGCCGGCGACTCCGGGAACTCCGACCCCCGCCGGCGCGTCCTTCGACATCGAGGGTCTGTCGCCGGTCATCACCCCCAACGCGGACTTCTACCGCATCGACACCGCCCTCTCGGTGCCGCGGGTCGATCCGTCGACCTGGACCCTGAAGATCACCGGGATGGTGGAGACCGAGGTGGAGATCGACTTCGCCGAGCTCCTGGCTCTGCCGCTGGAGGAGAGCACCACCACGCTCGCTTGCGTGTCGAACTACGTGGGCGGCGACTTGATCGGCAACGCCGTGTGGCTGGGCTACCCCATTCGCGAGCTGCTCAAGCGCGCCTCACCCACGAGCGAGGCCGATATGGTGCTCTCCCGCAGCCAGGACGGCTGGACGGCGAGCACCCCGCTCGAGGCGCTCACCGACGACCGCAACGCGATCCTCGCCGTGGGCATGAACGGCGACCCGCTGCCGCTCGAGCACGGCTACCCGGTGCGGATGGTCGTGCCCGGCCTCTACGGCTACGTGTCCGCCACCAAGTGGGTCACCGAGATGGTGGTCACCCGCTTCGACCAGGAGACTGCCTACTGGTCCACCCGCGGCTGGTCGGAGAAGGGGCCGGTGAAGCTGTCCTCCCGGGTGGACGTGCCCCGCGAGAACGCCACCGTCGCCGCCGGAACCGTGACCGTGGCCGGCGTCGCCTGGAGCCAGCACGTGGGCGTCTCCGCAGTAGACGTGCAAGTGGACGACGGCGACTGGAACCCCGCGACCCTCGCCGACGCGATCTCGGTGGACACCTGGCGTCAGTGGCGCTGGGACTGGGAGGCCTCCAGTGGATCCCACACCATCCGGGTGCGCGCCACAGACACCAACGGCCTGGTACAGACCAGCAAGCTCGCCGATGTGGCGCCCGACGGGGCCACCGGCCTGCACGAGATCAGCGTCTCGGTCTCCTGA
- a CDS encoding winged helix-turn-helix domain-containing protein: MINLDGSGQPADQIYQTLRSVILAGSMATGTRLAPVRQLARDLQVAPGTVAKAYKLLEQDGLVVSRAGAGTRVAAGVTAPPAAVLTAARILASVAADNGLSLDDAITALRGSWPG; the protein is encoded by the coding sequence GTGATCAACCTGGACGGGTCCGGCCAGCCGGCGGACCAGATCTACCAGACGCTGCGGAGCGTCATCCTGGCCGGGAGCATGGCGACCGGAACAAGGCTCGCGCCGGTTCGGCAGCTGGCCCGCGACCTCCAGGTGGCCCCCGGCACGGTGGCCAAGGCCTACAAACTGCTGGAGCAGGACGGCCTCGTCGTCTCGCGTGCCGGCGCCGGCACCCGGGTGGCCGCCGGCGTGACCGCGCCACCTGCCGCTGTGCTCACGGCCGCTCGGATCCTCGCCTCCGTAGCGGCCGACAACGGGCTGAGCCTGGACGACGCCATCACCGCACTGCGGGGCTCCTGGCCGGGCTGA
- a CDS encoding TraR/DksA C4-type zinc finger protein, with translation MTGSAEPLTAADVAHFEGLLRRQRQDLEQEVARQGDTLDAVRAARSDGDADDEHDPEGPTLSDEWSLRAGVHSELTASLAAIDAALHRIDDGSYGICLRRGEPIGRERLEARPAAELCIDCAREQ, from the coding sequence GTGACCGGGTCTGCGGAGCCGCTGACGGCGGCGGATGTCGCCCATTTCGAGGGACTGCTGCGTCGGCAGAGGCAGGACCTCGAGCAGGAGGTGGCCCGCCAGGGCGACACCCTCGACGCCGTGCGCGCCGCCCGCAGCGACGGGGACGCCGATGACGAGCACGACCCCGAGGGCCCGACCCTTTCCGACGAGTGGTCGCTTCGGGCGGGCGTGCACAGCGAACTCACAGCCTCCCTGGCGGCCATCGACGCCGCCCTGCATCGCATCGACGACGGCAGCTACGGAATCTGCCTCCGCCGGGGCGAACCGATCGGTCGCGAGCGGCTGGAGGCCCGGCCGGCCGCCGAGCTCTGCATCGACTGCGCCCGCGAACAGTAG
- a CDS encoding glycosyl hydrolase, producing MAAIVVLATVLSACTASDADSSAGGDDETRGAAVFPSAEVAPLVNALPQQTVKTLPTARLADGLIPPTNRWFSGLVFGDPSMPVFPLPLTFQLTDTGFAFGLPAVSAEPTVIMGGFAGQIGVQVGAGGAALDQRVTAYDEASVTIGQFVDGALVGRTVIAEGSPFVSFTAATDVALTMPTVFSAANTGQSGGAWTAEVAGDTYGLVSGGTLSAGTDLSLASGQSATWFALPTGGGLDAFVEAATHPVTGTRVDYATGADTIGTTISYDTSDGGDTLIAALPHQQAGLDKNASCAGGQYRSIYGALTVCQGSALRWSVPTVAPSGAVDLSALDDDQRARLADQVRADVASTPTFAADTYFGGKSLYRAANLLEVARQVGADDAVAALTDRLSAALDDWMDPDGCVARTERCFVYDPAAKGIVGLATSFGSEEFNDHHFHYGYFFYAAAVVAAEDPDAVKRWAPVLNLLAADLATTGGSESFPDRRVFDAYAGHSWASGTSPFGDGNNQESSSEAVTAWNGLALWAAASDQAGLQTEAEWMLSAEAASSRAYWTDFDLADPVYQGFDHTITSLVWGGKRDYATWFSAEPSAMLGILVLPMSPVADYLGGDPERVQANLAEALPAGSSGTASYDVLFGDYLLMYSALQGRDAASAALEAAKGLPEDRIDDGNSRAYLLAWLMEHAD from the coding sequence ATGGCCGCGATTGTCGTGCTCGCCACGGTTCTGAGCGCCTGCACCGCGTCGGATGCCGATTCCTCGGCCGGTGGCGACGACGAGACCCGGGGCGCGGCCGTCTTCCCGAGTGCCGAGGTGGCGCCGCTGGTGAACGCGTTGCCCCAGCAGACCGTGAAAACCCTGCCGACGGCCCGGCTCGCCGACGGGCTGATCCCGCCGACCAACCGCTGGTTCTCCGGCCTGGTCTTCGGCGACCCATCGATGCCGGTGTTCCCGCTGCCGCTGACCTTCCAGCTCACCGACACCGGATTCGCCTTCGGACTGCCGGCGGTGTCAGCCGAACCCACCGTGATCATGGGCGGCTTCGCCGGCCAGATCGGCGTGCAGGTCGGTGCCGGGGGTGCCGCCCTCGACCAGCGAGTGACGGCCTACGACGAGGCGTCGGTCACCATCGGCCAGTTCGTCGATGGCGCCCTGGTGGGCAGGACGGTGATCGCGGAAGGCTCTCCGTTCGTGTCGTTCACCGCCGCGACCGACGTGGCCCTGACAATGCCGACGGTCTTCTCCGCCGCGAACACCGGGCAGAGCGGCGGCGCCTGGACCGCCGAGGTCGCCGGCGACACCTACGGGCTGGTCAGCGGCGGCACGCTCTCGGCCGGCACCGACCTGTCCCTGGCGTCGGGCCAGTCCGCCACCTGGTTCGCCCTGCCGACAGGCGGAGGCCTCGACGCCTTCGTCGAAGCCGCGACCCACCCGGTCACCGGCACCCGCGTCGACTACGCAACCGGCGCCGACACCATCGGCACCACCATCTCATACGACACCAGCGACGGCGGCGACACCCTGATCGCCGCACTCCCGCACCAACAAGCCGGCCTGGACAAGAATGCATCCTGCGCCGGGGGGCAGTACCGGAGCATCTACGGAGCGCTCACGGTCTGCCAGGGGTCGGCGCTCCGCTGGTCGGTGCCCACCGTCGCCCCGAGCGGCGCCGTGGACCTCTCCGCCCTCGACGACGATCAACGCGCCCGACTGGCCGACCAAGTGCGCGCGGATGTGGCGTCCACCCCGACGTTTGCCGCCGACACCTATTTCGGCGGCAAGTCGCTCTACCGGGCCGCCAACCTGCTCGAGGTGGCCCGTCAGGTCGGCGCCGATGACGCGGTGGCGGCTCTCACCGATCGCCTCAGCGCCGCACTCGACGACTGGATGGACCCCGACGGCTGCGTCGCCCGCACCGAGCGCTGCTTTGTCTACGACCCCGCCGCGAAGGGCATCGTGGGCCTGGCCACCTCGTTCGGCTCGGAGGAATTCAACGACCACCACTTCCACTACGGCTACTTCTTCTACGCCGCGGCGGTGGTGGCGGCGGAGGACCCCGACGCGGTGAAACGCTGGGCACCGGTGCTCAACCTGCTCGCGGCCGACCTGGCCACCACCGGTGGCAGCGAGTCATTCCCCGACCGGCGGGTGTTCGACGCCTACGCCGGTCACTCCTGGGCCAGCGGCACCTCGCCGTTCGGCGACGGCAACAACCAGGAATCCAGCTCAGAGGCCGTGACCGCCTGGAACGGGCTCGCCCTGTGGGCCGCCGCGAGCGACCAGGCCGGGCTGCAGACCGAAGCCGAATGGATGCTCTCCGCCGAGGCGGCCTCCTCCCGCGCCTACTGGACCGACTTCGACCTGGCCGACCCGGTCTACCAGGGTTTCGACCACACCATCACATCGCTGGTCTGGGGCGGCAAACGGGACTACGCCACCTGGTTCAGCGCCGAACCGAGCGCCATGCTCGGCATCCTGGTGCTGCCGATGAGTCCGGTCGCCGACTACCTCGGCGGGGACCCCGAGCGAGTGCAAGCGAACCTGGCCGAGGCCCTGCCCGCCGGCAGCTCCGGCACAGCGAGCTATGACGTCTTGTTCGGCGACTACCTGTTGATGTACTCCGCCCTTCAGGGCAGGGACGCCGCATCCGCCGCCCTCGAGGCAGCCAAGGGACTACCGGAAGACCGGATCGACGACGGCAACAGCCGGGCCTACCTGCTGGCCTGGCTGATGGAGCACGCCGACTGA
- a CDS encoding glycosyltransferase family 2 protein, with translation MTSLHPSLGVPATPGSPSEDGVPPEAMHRIPTHQLATHPYPARPASAGHAHSPSLVMLVLIATVGILAYANFLLNPASRGDWLPYSLVIVAESILIFQALLSMWTILSGSTDPREFNFHQAQATLVHTRSVARDGLQNRPERWPLHLGDQPATVDVFITTYGEDLDVIRSTVTAARQMHGEHLTWVLDDGRSDDVRDLAAELGVRYLRRLSSNGAKAGNVNHALTVSSAQYFVIFDADFVPKPEFLIETLPFFIDDRVAFVQTPQAYGNLHNVISRGAGYMQAVFYRFIQPGRNRFNAAFCVGTNVIFRRDAINDVGGMYTDSKSEDVWTSLKLHERGWKTIYIPTVLATGHAPDTVEAYTKQQLRWATGGFEILLQSNPLSPRRRLTFDQRLQYLVTASFYLTGIAPLLLLLVPPLEIYFDLRPMNISTTVVTWLLYYAGFYLMQVVLAFYTMGSFRWETLMLATASFPIYVAALVNVLVGKEQHWSATGNRSKAASPFNFMIPQVLFFVFLLLTSVVAVWRDLTIGTLTLATAWNVTNTLILGTFVGTALHESHSARRVRAMARRPEARRPSGIRTAADGVPASIQAAPTREVVPS, from the coding sequence ATGACCTCCCTTCATCCCAGCCTTGGCGTCCCCGCCACACCCGGATCCCCGTCGGAAGACGGGGTCCCGCCCGAGGCTATGCACCGCATCCCCACCCATCAGCTGGCGACTCACCCGTACCCGGCACGGCCCGCCTCCGCGGGTCACGCGCACTCGCCATCGCTTGTGATGCTGGTGCTGATCGCCACGGTCGGCATCCTGGCGTACGCGAACTTCCTCCTCAACCCGGCGAGCCGGGGCGACTGGCTGCCGTATTCGCTGGTGATCGTCGCCGAGTCCATCCTGATCTTCCAGGCGCTGCTGTCGATGTGGACAATCCTGTCCGGGTCGACGGATCCGCGGGAGTTCAACTTCCACCAGGCCCAGGCCACGCTGGTGCACACCCGTTCCGTGGCCAGGGACGGCCTGCAGAACCGGCCGGAGCGGTGGCCGCTGCACCTGGGCGACCAACCGGCCACCGTCGACGTATTCATCACCACCTACGGCGAGGACCTCGACGTGATCCGCAGCACCGTGACGGCCGCGCGCCAGATGCACGGTGAGCATCTCACCTGGGTGCTCGACGACGGCCGGTCCGACGATGTGCGCGATCTCGCCGCCGAGCTGGGCGTGCGATACCTGCGCCGACTGAGCTCGAACGGCGCCAAGGCGGGCAACGTCAACCACGCTCTCACGGTGAGCAGCGCCCAGTACTTTGTGATCTTCGACGCCGACTTCGTGCCCAAGCCGGAGTTCCTGATCGAGACCCTGCCGTTCTTCATCGACGACAGAGTCGCCTTTGTGCAGACCCCGCAGGCCTACGGCAATCTGCACAACGTGATCTCCCGCGGCGCCGGCTACATGCAGGCCGTCTTCTACCGTTTCATCCAACCGGGCCGCAACCGCTTCAACGCCGCATTCTGCGTGGGCACGAATGTGATCTTCCGCCGGGATGCGATCAACGACGTCGGCGGCATGTACACCGATTCCAAATCCGAGGATGTCTGGACCTCGCTCAAGCTGCACGAACGCGGGTGGAAGACCATCTACATTCCCACCGTGCTGGCGACCGGCCACGCGCCGGACACCGTGGAGGCCTATACGAAACAGCAGCTGCGCTGGGCAACGGGCGGCTTCGAGATCCTGCTGCAGAGCAACCCGCTCAGCCCGCGCCGCCGCCTCACCTTCGACCAGCGACTTCAGTATTTGGTGACGGCATCCTTCTACCTCACCGGGATCGCCCCGTTGTTGTTGCTACTGGTGCCGCCGCTGGAGATCTATTTCGACCTGCGCCCGATGAACATCTCCACAACCGTTGTGACCTGGCTGCTGTACTACGCGGGCTTCTACCTGATGCAAGTGGTCCTAGCGTTCTACACGATGGGGTCATTCCGGTGGGAGACGCTGATGCTTGCCACGGCGTCGTTCCCGATCTATGTGGCCGCGCTGGTCAACGTGCTGGTCGGCAAGGAACAGCACTGGAGTGCCACCGGCAACCGGTCGAAGGCGGCCTCACCGTTCAACTTCATGATTCCGCAGGTATTGTTCTTCGTCTTCCTGCTGCTGACCTCGGTGGTGGCGGTGTGGCGGGACCTGACGATCGGCACCCTCACCCTGGCCACGGCGTGGAACGTGACCAACACTCTCATCCTCGGCACCTTTGTGGGCACGGCGCTGCACGAGTCGCACAGCGCCCGCCGGGTGCGGGCCATGGCCCGTCGACCCGAAGCCCGTCGACCCAGCGGCATCCGCACCGCGGCGGACGGCGTTCCCGCCTCTATCCAGGCCGCCCCGACCCGCGAGGTGGTGCCCTCATGA
- a CDS encoding DUF4232 domain-containing protein, with the protein MSSWGRVRLGWGPSLAAAVLWLGSSGVFAYLAWQERIPRQVLAHVVPEGMPSSLMYLTFPWIVLVPLLSTATVFVVHLLLAGLVGTDASGPRSTRFLALWFVAVLTGVLAILPFAVSAIITEFPPSRAAFILDPAGSLILHSGYWGLICGWIPALLASRSRARVAVPAAEATPAASRRPALLLAGVVVLALGLSGLSVGAGARAARVASAEASAVAEGQTLGDAPDPDVESTPPPTVAPGADLDDIDPTWCTPEQATPLLGDPDAATGHRVLSIEVMNFSDTPCVLDGYPDLAFADADGSAIDVTITHGGSFMAEDPGAMPITVPAHGYGVTRIGWNAMATDGELATYTLYSALYPGLERGSWPITLDIVAGGEVFVTAWSVSEPAPAGE; encoded by the coding sequence ATGTCATCGTGGGGGCGCGTTCGACTCGGCTGGGGGCCGAGCCTGGCTGCTGCTGTGCTCTGGCTGGGCAGCTCCGGCGTCTTCGCTTACCTCGCCTGGCAGGAGCGGATTCCGCGGCAGGTCCTGGCCCACGTGGTGCCGGAGGGCATGCCGTCCAGCCTGATGTACCTCACGTTTCCGTGGATCGTTCTCGTGCCCCTGCTCTCGACCGCGACCGTGTTCGTGGTGCACCTGCTGCTGGCCGGCCTGGTCGGCACTGATGCCTCCGGCCCGCGTTCGACGCGGTTCCTCGCGCTCTGGTTCGTGGCCGTCCTCACCGGGGTACTCGCCATCCTCCCCTTCGCAGTGAGCGCGATCATCACGGAGTTTCCGCCCAGCCGGGCCGCGTTCATCCTCGATCCCGCCGGCAGCCTGATCCTGCACAGCGGTTACTGGGGCCTGATCTGCGGGTGGATTCCGGCCCTCTTGGCTTCCCGAAGCCGCGCCCGTGTGGCGGTACCGGCGGCCGAGGCGACCCCCGCCGCATCCCGCCGCCCCGCCCTGCTGCTCGCCGGCGTGGTGGTGCTGGCCCTCGGCCTGTCCGGGCTCAGCGTGGGAGCCGGCGCCCGTGCGGCCAGGGTGGCATCGGCCGAGGCCTCGGCTGTCGCGGAGGGCCAGACCCTGGGTGACGCGCCAGACCCCGACGTCGAGTCCACGCCCCCGCCTACCGTGGCGCCGGGAGCCGACCTGGACGACATCGACCCCACCTGGTGCACGCCGGAGCAGGCGACTCCACTCCTCGGCGACCCGGATGCCGCCACCGGGCACCGGGTGCTCAGCATCGAAGTGATGAACTTTTCCGACACGCCTTGCGTGCTCGATGGTTACCCCGATCTGGCGTTCGCCGACGCGGACGGGTCGGCCATCGACGTGACGATCACGCACGGCGGATCGTTCATGGCCGAGGACCCGGGCGCGATGCCGATCACAGTGCCTGCCCATGGCTACGGCGTGACCCGAATCGGCTGGAACGCGATGGCGACCGATGGCGAACTGGCCACGTACACCCTGTACTCCGCGCTGTATCCGGGGTTGGAGCGGGGCTCCTGGCCGATCACCCTGGACATCGTGGCCGGCGGCGAGGTCTTCGTCACAGCCTGGTCGGTCAGCGAACCCGCACCCGCCGGCGAATAG
- a CDS encoding DEAD/DEAH box helicase, with translation MATLSALPHVTDPDVLFEAFELWAADAGLRLYPAQEEAVIEIVSGANLILSTPTGTGKSLVAVGAHFAALSAGKRSFYTAPIKALVSEKFFALVEIFGPENVGMMTGDSSVNSDAPIICCTAEILANLALRNGEDTPVDQVVMDEFHFYSDPDRGWAWQVPLLLLPRVQFILMSATLGDVTDIAADLSRRTNRDTAVVTGVERPVPLHYFYETTPVHETVEDLLKTGQAPVYIVHFAQAAALERAQALSSVKVVTKEQKEAIAELIGEFRFTTSFGKTLSRLIRMGIGVHHAGMLPKYRRLVEQLAQRGLLRVICGTDTLGVGINVPIRSVLFTALTKYDGVKMRQLNAREFHQIAGRAGRAGFDTAGTVMVQAPDHETENLKAIEKAGDDPKKRRKIVRKRAPEGFVSWGEPSFRRLVDAEPETLTSSMQMTSAMLINVIARGGDAYANVYSLVFDNHEPWKRQLAHARRALGIYKTLRAAGIVEQGTDGSIRLTVDLQANFALNQPLSPFALAAFDLLDIEAPTYALDMISILESTLDDPRPVLMGQQFAARGEAVNAMKSEGIEYDQRMELLEEITWPKPLDELLSYAFETYKQSQPWIADFPLRPKTVVRDMYERAMSFGEFVAYYKLARSEGVVLRYLSDAYRAARQTIPDEAKTEDLLDLIEWLGELVRQVDSSLLDEWEELIHPDLAAHENVAHAVVPPAPHRLTTNTRAFRILVRNELFRRVQLAALENYDALGDLDRESGFGADAWADAMDGYYAEHDELLAGANARGAGLLILDEGAQVWTARQIFDDPAGDHDWGISAEIDLADSDELGVPALKVTGINRL, from the coding sequence ATGGCAACCCTCTCCGCTCTCCCGCACGTCACCGATCCCGATGTCCTCTTCGAGGCGTTCGAACTGTGGGCGGCGGATGCGGGCCTCAGGCTCTACCCGGCCCAGGAAGAAGCGGTCATCGAGATCGTTTCGGGCGCCAACCTGATCCTCTCCACCCCCACCGGCACCGGAAAATCGCTCGTGGCCGTCGGCGCGCACTTCGCCGCTCTCTCGGCCGGCAAGCGCAGCTTCTACACCGCCCCGATCAAGGCGCTCGTGAGCGAGAAGTTCTTCGCGCTGGTGGAGATCTTCGGCCCCGAGAACGTGGGCATGATGACCGGCGACTCCTCGGTCAACTCCGACGCCCCGATCATCTGCTGCACCGCCGAGATCCTCGCCAACCTGGCGCTCCGGAACGGCGAGGACACCCCGGTCGACCAGGTCGTGATGGACGAGTTCCACTTCTACTCCGACCCCGACCGCGGCTGGGCCTGGCAGGTGCCGCTGCTGCTGTTGCCGCGGGTGCAGTTCATCCTGATGTCGGCCACCCTCGGCGACGTCACCGACATCGCCGCCGACCTGTCCCGCCGCACCAACCGCGACACGGCCGTGGTCACCGGGGTGGAGCGGCCGGTGCCGCTGCACTACTTCTACGAGACCACCCCGGTGCACGAGACCGTGGAGGACCTGCTCAAGACCGGCCAGGCGCCCGTCTACATCGTGCACTTCGCCCAGGCCGCCGCCCTCGAACGCGCCCAGGCACTCTCCAGCGTGAAGGTGGTCACCAAGGAGCAGAAGGAGGCCATCGCCGAGCTGATCGGCGAGTTCAGGTTCACCACCAGCTTCGGTAAGACGCTGTCCAGGCTCATCCGGATGGGCATCGGCGTGCACCACGCCGGCATGCTGCCCAAGTACCGCCGGCTGGTGGAGCAGCTCGCCCAGCGCGGCCTGCTGCGCGTGATCTGCGGAACAGACACCCTGGGCGTCGGCATCAACGTGCCCATCCGCAGCGTGCTGTTCACGGCGCTGACCAAGTACGACGGTGTGAAGATGCGCCAGCTCAACGCCCGCGAGTTCCACCAGATCGCCGGCCGCGCCGGCCGGGCCGGCTTCGATACCGCCGGCACCGTGATGGTGCAGGCACCCGACCACGAGACCGAGAACCTCAAGGCCATCGAGAAGGCCGGCGACGACCCCAAGAAGCGCCGCAAGATCGTGCGCAAGCGCGCCCCCGAGGGCTTCGTCTCCTGGGGGGAGCCGTCCTTCCGCCGGCTCGTCGACGCGGAGCCGGAAACCCTCACCTCGAGCATGCAGATGACCAGCGCCATGCTGATCAACGTGATCGCCCGCGGCGGCGACGCTTACGCCAACGTCTACTCGCTGGTGTTCGACAACCACGAGCCCTGGAAGCGCCAGCTCGCCCACGCCCGCCGGGCGCTGGGCATCTACAAGACCCTGCGCGCCGCCGGGATCGTGGAGCAGGGCACGGACGGCAGCATCCGCCTCACGGTCGATTTGCAGGCGAACTTCGCGCTCAACCAGCCGCTGTCGCCGTTCGCGCTGGCCGCCTTCGACCTGCTCGACATCGAGGCGCCCACCTACGCGCTCGACATGATCTCGATCCTCGAGTCCACCCTCGACGACCCGCGCCCGGTGCTGATGGGCCAGCAGTTCGCAGCCCGCGGCGAGGCCGTGAACGCCATGAAGAGCGAGGGCATCGAGTACGACCAGCGCATGGAGCTGCTCGAGGAGATCACCTGGCCGAAGCCTCTGGACGAACTGCTCAGCTACGCGTTCGAGACCTACAAGCAGTCCCAGCCCTGGATCGCGGACTTCCCGCTGCGCCCCAAGACCGTGGTGCGCGACATGTACGAACGCGCCATGTCGTTCGGCGAGTTCGTGGCCTACTACAAGCTCGCCCGCAGCGAGGGCGTTGTGCTGCGCTACCTCTCGGATGCGTACCGGGCCGCCAGGCAGACCATCCCGGACGAAGCCAAGACCGAAGACCTGCTCGACCTGATCGAGTGGCTCGGCGAACTCGTGCGGCAGGTGGACTCCAGCCTGCTCGACGAGTGGGAGGAACTCATCCACCCCGACCTCGCCGCGCACGAGAACGTCGCGCACGCCGTGGTGCCGCCCGCGCCGCACCGGCTCACCACCAACACCCGCGCGTTCCGGATCCTGGTGCGCAACGAACTGTTCCGCCGAGTGCAGCTGGCCGCGCTGGAGAACTACGACGCTCTCGGCGACCTCGACCGCGAGAGCGGTTTCGGGGCGGATGCCTGGGCCGACGCCATGGACGGCTACTACGCCGAGCACGACGAGCTGCTCGCCGGGGCCAACGCCCGCGGCGCCGGGCTCCTCATCCTCGACGAGGGTGCCCAGGTCTGGACCGCCAGGCAGATCTTCGACGACCCGGCCGGTGACCACGACTGGGGCATCAGCGCCGAGATCGACCTGGCGGACTCCGACGAGCTGGGTGTGCCGGCCCTGAAGGTGACCGGCATCAACCGGCTCTAG